TGAAGATCATGAAGGGATATCGATTTATAAGCTGACGGACAGTACCGGCTATATTCTGGTATCTGACCAGGGAGCAAATCGTTTTCAGATCTTTAGCCGTGAAGGGACAAAAGAAAACCCATATGCCCATCAGTTACTCAAAACAGTACCTGTAGCGGCTCGTCAGAGCGATGGTTCTGATGTGGTAAATGTACCGCTGAATGATACGTTCAAAAACGGACTGTTTGTAGCGATGAGTGATGATAAAACATTTCATTTCTACAGATGGGAAGATATAGCCGGCAAAGAACTGAAAATTAAAAAATAAGTTCACAAGCTTTTCAGGCAGGAGCTTGAAAATAACAGAAGCACAGTAAAAGATCATCTTTTACTGTGCTTTTTTTTTGTGCTTATGCGGAAGTAAGCCGGGATTGATTTTCAATCGCAAAAAAGTGCCTGTACAGGTCGCTTATCAAAGAAAAATCAGTTTTCGGATACAGGCCTGTTACTATGCTCCAGAGGCATAGGAAGTAAAAAATCAGTATTAAAAATTTGATCGTAAAAACATTTTTGTTATTATTGTGTACGTTAACAATTGCAATAAAGCTAAATTATAGTAACCATGACCAAACTGCTTTTACATAATTGTATTCTTGTTTTACCTGCATCGCTCCTTGAAAACGGCTATGTGTATGTGGTAGATAAACGTATTGCGGGAGTTGGTCAGGGGATGCCCGAAATACAGGATGATGAGTTGAAAATTATCGATTTGAAGGGGCGTTATGTCTCCGCTGGTTTTATCGATATGCATGTTCATGGCGGTGGAGGATATGACTTTATGGATGCAACAGTAGAAGCATTTCTAGGGGTTTCCGAAACCCATGTCCGCTATGGAACCACAGCCATGTGTCCGACAACTCTAACCGCTGACAGTGAAAACCTGTATGCTGTATTAGATACCTATGCAGCAGCTCTTCCTCAGAATAAGAAAGGTGCATCCTGGTTAGGTTTACATCTGGAAGGTCCTTATCTGGCCATGAACCAGCGGGGAGCACAGGATCCGAAATATATCCGGAATCCGGATGTAAAGGAATACAGCGCTATACTGGATTACAGCCCGCATATTACACGCTGGAGTGCCGCTCCTGAACTTCCAGGGGCTTTGGCTTTTGGAGATTATCTGCAGTCCAAAGGCATTATTGCATCGCTGGCACATACAGATGCCCTGTTTGAGGAAGTCGTGGAAGGCTATGATCACGGTTATCGCCTGGCGACTCATTTTTATTCAGCCATGTCTACCATTGTGCGCAAAAATGCAAAGCGTTATGCTGGCGTGATAGAGGCCGGATACTATTTAGATGGTATGGATGTAGAGATTATTGCAGATGGTATTCATGTCCCCGCTCCGCTGTTAAAATTAATTTACAAGATCAAAGGTCCCACTCGTATTGCATTGGTAACAGATGCGATGCGTGCTGCAGCTATGCCCGAAGGGCCTAGTGTACTGGGGCGTGTGCAGGATGGATTGCCCGTGCTGGTGGAAGGAGGCGTAGCCAAACTGCCGGACAGATCTGCATTTGCAGGAAGTGTAGCGACCTGTAATCAGCTGATCAGAAACTACCGGGATCTGGCCGGAATCCCGCTCGAAGTAGTGGTATCTATGCTGACAGCGGTACCTGCCCGTATTCTGGGAGTACAGGATCGGAAAGGAAGTTTGGAAACAGGTAAAGATGCGGATATCGTTGTGTTTGATCAGGATATAGAAGTCTACATGACCGTAGTGGAAGGTGAGATCAGATATGATCGTTTGACAACGGGTTAGTACGAAATATATTGACAGCCATAAACACTGATGATTTTTCAGGTATAAATGGCTTACAGGGTAAAGACTTGTGGATTGCTAAATACACAACTGTCTGCGTCCGTTGAATAATCAACTGTCTCTGAAAGACTGCTGATAAAAACAAATTATAAACAAATGAAAAAAGATAATAGTCTGGTAGGTATTAAGGAACTGGCGAAACTGGCTAATGTTTCTATCGGTACCATTGACCGGGTACTGCATGACCGTCCGGGAGTTGCCGCTAAAACCAAAGAGCGGGTGCTGGCCGTTTTGCAGGAGCATGACTATCAGCCCAATATGATCGCACGTGCCCTTGCCAGCCGCAAAGCCCGTCGTATCGTTGTCCTTATTCCCTCTGCCTCTCCCGAATCTGCTTATTGGAAAGCTCCGCTTGAGGGAGTCCGCACGGCAGGCAGCGAGATTCTGCGGTACAGTTTTACACTGGATGTATTGTTGTTTGATCAGAATGACAGGCACAGCTTTATTCCCTTGGCTGCACAACTGCTGGAGGAAGACTTTGACGCCCTCGTATTGGCTCCCATGTTCCATCAGGAAGCGCAGCCCCTGCTGCAACATTGTGATGAAAACAAGATCCCGTACGTATTCATCAACTCCGATATTCCGGGGTCTGATAGTGCTGCTTACTTTGGCCCTGATCTTTTTCAGAGTGGATGTATGACCGCTCAGCTCATAAATTATATCAGCAATCCTGCGGATGAAATATTGCTGGTTCATATTTCCAAGGAAATGGAAATGCAGCATCACCTTTTACGTAAGGAAGAAGGACTGTTGCAGTATATGCAGAATAATGACATGAAGCAGAAATTGCATAAGCTGGTTATCCGGGATACCACATACAGCGCAATAGAGCAGGCACTGGCACAGCAATTAAAAGACTCGACCGTAAAAGTACTCTTTGTGACCAACTCAAGAGTGGCATCCGTAGCCCGTTTTATTGAAGAGCAGCAGATAGCAGGAATATGTCTGATCGGCTTTGATTATCTGCCGGACAATATCGCTTATCTGGAAAAAGGTATTGTAGACTTTTTGCTGTGTCACAAACCTATAGCGCAGGGTTATAAATCAGTGATGTCTCTGTTTCAATTACTGGAAGCCCAGCAGGAACCGCAGAAAATAAACTATATGCCTATTGACGTCATCAGTAAAGAAAATTACCGCTACTACGAAAATTAAAAATCAGCCAGCACCAATGCTATAAACGAATAAACGTATTACTATGAAAAAGTACTTATTAATTTTCACCCTCTTAATCATGAGTCAGCTGTTCTCTTTTGCAGATAAGATTGATCCTGATTTTGCCGTTCGTGGTTTTCACCTGGACCTGCGGGTACAGGTTATGAAAATGCCGGCACTGAAAAAATTTGCCAGACAGCTACACGACGGAGGTGTCAATACCCTGATTATGGAATGGGAAGCTACCTATCCCTTTGAAAATCATCCGTTGATTCCCAATCAGTTTGCCTATACCCGGGAAGAAGTACGTGAATTTGTAGATTATTGCGAGAATATGGGAATAGATGTAATTCCTTTACAGCAAAGTTTCGGACATGTAGAGTATATCCTGCGTCATTACCGCTACAAAGATTTACGTGAAGATCAGAAAGACTATTCGCAGATCAATCCACTGAAAGAAAAGGAAGCAAAAGCCCTTTTTACGGATCTGTACAAAGATCTGATCAGCACACATAAATCCGAATATATCCATATCGGAGGAGATGAAACGTATCTGCTGGGACATTCTAAAGAATCGCAGGCTAAGGTTGCCGCGGTTGGAAAGGGACGGTTGTACGGAGATTATATTAAGCTCCTCTGTCAGCTGGTCGTAGAGCTGGGTAAGAAACCTGTGGTATGGGCGGATATAGCCATGAAATATCCGGATGCACTGCAAGGCATTCCTAAGGAAACTGTTTTCATAGATTGGAACTACGGCTGGGATGTAGATATGTTTGGCAAGCATAGTAATCTGTTGCATTCGGGTTACGAAATCTGGGGAGCACCTTCATTGCGCAGTCATCCGGACAATTATTTTCTGACACAGTGGGAAAAGCATTTTAAAAATATACATGATTTCATTCCATTGGCAAGGCAGTTTGGTTACAAAGGCATGATCATGACTTCCTGGTCTACTTCAGGACTTTACGGCAGTACATGGGAGAGTCCCAAAGATCTGGTTGACTTGTATCCTATACGCCGCGTGTATCCTTTATCCGGATTTAATATGCTGATTGAAGCTTATTTCTCAGCTTTACGCACACAGCAACCGCTCGATATCAAAGCGTTTATACAGCAATACGGAACTAATCAGTATGGATTCGGAGAGCATGAAACCGATAGATTCTGGAATGCGCTTCGTGCAAACCCTTATGAAATAAATCAGGGCGTTATCAGTTCGCAGGCAGTTTCCATCACACAAATGAAGGACAGTGCGGATTGGGTCTTAAAGGAGTTGCAATCGCTTTCGCCTAAAAAGAACAAGAATGAATTTGCACATTATATCCTGATGGCACAGATCAGACAACGTTACCTGCGGTACATGGATATTGAAATGGCGCTGAATAATCCAAATTTTGATCCCAACAGTATAGCGCATCTGAAAGCTGAATTAAAATTGCTTCGGGATGAAAAGCTTGATAAATCATTTAAAAAACTAAATGCTGATTTTATGTACACAACAGAGATACAGCAGGAAAATGAACTGCGTAACAGTAAAATCAGATTGCTGGAAGCACGATTAAACAGATTGGGTAAGAATTAAAACAAGAATCATGAAAACGAAATTATTCTTTATAGCCTGTTTCCTGATGCTGACGGTGCATACTGTCAAAGGACAAACGGAAAATAACTATCCGTTGTCTGTGAGCTGGCAGCCACTCATGAACAATTATGATGGCAAGGAGCAGGCACTATCGACATTAACCATTCAAAATACAGGTAACAAACCCTTTCCGTGGAAGGGTTGGCGTTTGTATTTTAATTTTATCCGGTTGCTGGAACCCGTCGATTCTTCACAACCCTTAGATGCTGTTCATATAAACGGTGACTACTTTTATTTCCTTCCTAATGCCAGAGGAAAAGAATTGCAGCCGGGGGAGAAGGTCACCTATACAATGGTTTCCAAATCATGGGTTGTAAATTATAATGATGCTCCTCAGGGATTTTATCTTCGTTGGGACAATGCTAAACTGGAACCGCTGGGCCCGGTGAATTATATGCCGCCAACAGATGAGAAAGCGTTTTTCAGGGTTGCAGGTGATAAGGAAATGAATGCAGATATGTTATATGAAAAAAATCTGCGTTATCAGCAGAATGAAGTATTACAGCGCGGACAGATCTTACCATCGCCTGTATCTATGGAGCGGCATTCCGGAACCTATACACTTAAAAAGAAGCTTCATGTTTCTTATGACAAAGGATTTCAGGATGAAGCCGATCTACTCTCCGGGACGTTGAAAAGCTACTTCGGTATTGCTGCGCAAACCGCTGTCCATACATCTTCCGGGGTAAAAGATATCCGGTTGCTGAAAGAAGACGGATTGGGAGATGAGGCTTATAAACTGGAGGTCACGTCCAGGGGAATCACTGTAAAAGCTTCTGCAAAAGCAGGACTCTTTTACGGTATACAGTCTTTAAAGCTGTTAATTGATCCGGCGAATTACAACAAAGGGGTAAGTTCCAAAATCGTACTGCCTTTAGTTACCATTACGGATGAGCCGCGGTTTGGCAGCCGGAGTTTGATGCTGGATGTTGCCCGCAATTTTCAAACTAAAGAGCAGATCCTTAAGATGCTGGATATAATGGCGCTCTATAAACTGAATACCTTTCATTTTCACCTGAATGACGATGAAGGCTGGCGACTGGAAATCCCGTCTATTCCCGAACTGACTGAAACGGGTGCACACAGGGCACATTGGGAAGAAGGAAAGGAATACAATAATCTGCCGCCTTCGTATGGATCCGGTCCATTTGCTGACAAGGGACGTGGAAGCGGATATTACAGTCAGGCAGATTTTATTGAGATCTTACAATATGCCAAACGCAGGCATATTAAAGTGATCCCTGAAATTGAAACTCCGGGACACGCACGTGCTGCTATTCAGGCAATGAACAGCCGCTATCGTAAATTGTTGAAAAGCGGAGACAAAGCCAGTGCGGAAGCTTTCCTGTTGCAGTCATCAGGAGATTCATCCGTATTCCGCTCGGTACAGAAGTGGAATGATAATGTCATGGACGTTTCTATGCCGTCGGTGTACACTTTCCTCGAGCAGGTGACGGACGATGTTATCGCTATGTATAAAAAGGCTGGTGCGGAACTGGAAACTATTCATTTTGGAGGAGATGAGGTGCCGAATGGTGTCTGGGAGGGATCACCGGCTTTTGCTAAATTAAAACAGACAGATCCTGCAATAAAAAGTACAGAAGATCTGTGGCTTCGTCATTTTGACAAGCTGTACACTATGCTGAAGAATAAAGGGCTGCTTCTTTCGGGCTGGGAAGAAGTCGGAATGCAAAAGATTACTCAGGATGGAAAGAAAAAATGGATTCCTTATAAAGGATTTAAGGATAAAGGGATTCATCTCAATGTATGGAATAATCTCGGTGGAAATGAAGACTTGGCCTATCGTCTGGCGAATGCAGGATACAAGGTAAAGCTCTCCTTTGTGAGCAATTTTTATTTCGATATGGCTTACCATAAACAGTTTGATGAGCAAGGTTTTTATTGGGGAGGTTTTATCGATCTGGAAAAGCCATACAGCTTTGTGCCGTTTCACTATTTGAGTAATCAGAAACAGGACTGGCTGGGGAGACCCTTACCTGAGCGCGTGTTGGCGGGTGCAGAAAAACTGACACCGGAAGGAGAACGCAATATCGTAGGATTGCAGGCGCTGCTGTGGTCCGAAACCATCAAATCCGAAAAGGAAATGGAACGTATGCTGTTCCCCAGATTGCTTGCATTTAGTGAGAGAGCCTGGGCAAAGCCTGGCGTGTGGGAGCAAGATGGTGAAAGTGCAGCCTCAAAAGTTCAGTATGAAAAACAAGTAAAGCATTTCTTTTCTATCGTCGGACAGCAGGAATTAAAACGATTGCAGCATCTGGGCGTAGAATACCGTATTCCTACGCCCGGAGTGAGACAGCTGGCAAATAAAATGCATGTCAATATGGAACTTCCGGGATTTGTAGTCCGTTATACTGAAAACGGAGCAGTTCCTGAAAACACAGATCCAATATACAGCAAGCCTGTACCTTATGTAAAAGGAATGTTATTCAGAGCTTTTGATGAACAGGGGCGTGGCGGATTGCCTGTGTCACCGGATTTAGCAGGGGGGAGTCATGAAAAATAAACATGAATCCGTAGCTGTCGCTACGCTCTCCAAACGGGATCAGGCCGTTTCCATTGGTATCATTGTATTGTTGTTCTTTGTTTTTGGATTCGTAACCTGGATCAATGCGATACTGATCCCTTATTTTAAAGGCGCATTTACACTGAATCACTTTGAGTCGTATCTGGTCGCGTTTGCTTTTTATATTGCTTATCTGCTGATGTCTGTTCCTTCGGGATATCTTCTGCGCTATGTAGGATTTAAACGGGGAATGATGATTGGATTTTTTATCATGGCTATAGGGGCAGCTTTTTTTGTTCCGGCAGGGAAAATGCAACTGTATCCGTTGTTTTTGACAGGCCTCTTTACGCTGGGTATCGGACTTTCTGTTTTGCAGACGGCCGCCAATCCTTATGTTACCATCCTGGGAGATAAAGAGCGTGCTGCACAGCGGTTTAGTATTATGGGGATCAGTAATAAACTGGCCGGTATAATAGCGCCTTTGTTGTTTGCCGCTATTGTGTTGCGTCCGGAAGATCAGAGTATGTTAGACAGTTTGTCTACATTGTCTCCCGACCAAAAGACCGTAGCTATTGAAACTTTGCTGGCCAGAGTAGTGGTGCCTTATGCTGTCGTGTCTGGTATTCTGGTGTTACTGGGTTTGTTGGTTAAATTCTCTCCCTTACCCGAAATTCATACGGATGAAGAAGAAAAGGAGGGGGAAGGGCTGGTCAAATCCGGGAAAACAAGCATATTGCAGTTTCCGCACCTTCTGCTTGGAAGTATTGCTATTTTCTTTCATGTAGGCTCTCAGGTGATTGCTGTAGATAGTATTATTGCGTACGGACAGCATTCGGGATTGTCCTTTGCACAAGCCAAGACATTCCCGGCTTACACGCTTACGGCCACAATAGTCGGATATATTCTGGGTATTATAATGGTGCCCAAAGTACTGAGTCAGCTCACAGCCTTACGTATATGTACGACACTGGGCCTGCTGTTATCCATGGCGATTATGTTGTTTTCCGGAGAGATTTCTTTTTTGGGATATCAGACAGATATTTCCGTGTGGTTTCTGGTGTTGCTCGGATTCGCCAATTCTATGATATGGGCGGGAATCTGGCCACTGGCTTTATCAGGGTTAGGTCGATTCCTCAAGATAGGAGCTTCTCTGCTGGTAATGGCACTTTGTGGCAATGCCATTATGCCTATGTTTTACGGTTTTTTTGCAGATAAAATCGGCCTCAAGGAAGCTTATGTTGTATTGTTGCCGTGTTATGCCTATTTAATATTCTATAGTTTTTACGGATTTCGTTTGAAAAGCTGGAAACGCTAAAGCGAACTATTTACTAAAACAAAGCTTATTTTATCCCCTTGTCAGAGGAATCCCGGATAATAAGCTTTGTTTTTATCACGACTTCCTGATAGTCCAGTGCCTGCATATCTTTGTCCTCTATTTGTTGAATCAGTATTTTGGCCGCAACACGCCCCATATCGTATGCACTGTCATCTATGGTCGATATCTGCGGCTCCATAATGGCGGAAATAGGGTAATTACTGAATCCGACGATAGCAACCTCTTCCGGTATTTTGTAACCTTTATTGCGGAATGCTTTCATTGTTGCAACAGCGGTATAGTCATTGGCACAGACAATGCCATCCGGCGTTATCTTTTCTTCCAGTAAAGCTTCAGCCTGAATTTTTCCTTCATCATAGCTGAGATTTCGGGTCTCCTTGATCAATTCCTGGTGTACAGGTAGCTGATGATCTGTCAGTGCCTGTTTAAAACCTTCCATTCTGGATTTAAAGATGTCCACATTCTGATTACCCGAAATATGAGCTATTGTTTTGCAGCCTTGCTGTATAAGGTGCTGAGTTGCAGTATAGGAAGCTTCAAAGTCGTTAATCACTACTTTACTTGCTTTGAGACTATCTGTATTCCGGTCATATAATACCAGTGGAATATTGGATTTGTCGATTTTTTTGAGGTGATCGAACCGATTCGTTTCCAAAGCAGGACAAATAATAATGCCGGCAGCAAGGGAGGTTTCCAGCATCTTTACTATTTCCTTTTCCTTTTTATAAGAGTCCTGCGACTGGAAAATAGTGATCTGGTATCCCTGATTGTAGGCGTAGTCCTCGATTCCGCTGATCACCTTGGAATGGAAGTCAATGTCGATTCGCGGACAGATCACTCCAATAGATTTTGTTTTCTTACTTCTGAAACTGGAAGCAATAGGATCCAGTGCAAAGCCCATTTCTTTCACCTTGTCATTGACCAGTTTTTTTGTGCTTTCGCTGATAGCATGGTGATTGGACAAGACGCGGGAAATGGTAGCGGTGGAGAGATTCAACTCCTTTGCGATATCTTTTATAGTAATGCGCGACGCGTCTGATTTCTTCATATTGACTTCCTTTATACTTGCTTTGCCGAAGTTAGTTCAAATTTTGCGTATTTCAAACTGTGTGATGTCTGTAATTTTATGCAAACATTTGCATTAACAATTGTGTGTTTATTTAGTTTTAAATGTATTTATTTAAATATTTTAAGTTTTTTTATGCAAACATTTGCATTGAATTTGTTTTTTATCTACCTTGCTTAAACTAAATAACAGATGCTATAAACTAAAGTCTGAATTATGATATTTATTACTAACCATCAAAAAACAAAAGGGAGCAATCGTGCCTTTTTTCTGATGATTTGGTTTTTGAGTTTGGTGATGTCCGTTCCGGGCGTAACACTTGCACAGCAAAAACAGGTTTCAGGAAAAGTTATTGATGCAGCTACCCAAGAGCCTCTTCCGGGAGTGAGCGTCTTGCTCATGGGGCAAAACTCCGGTATCAGTACCGACAATTCCGGTAATTTCACCTTAAAAGATGTCCGTGAAGGGCAATCTCTGGTTTTTTCATTTTTAGGGTATACCAGTCAGACCATAAAGGTCGATTCCCGTAATGTGTACAACATCTCTTTGAACAGCCTTTCCACGCTTATGGAAGAGACGGTTGTCGTAGGATACGGCCGGCAGAAAAGACGGAATCTGACCGGTTCTGTAGTGTCTGTAGGGGCAAGCGAAATTGAGAAAACCACATTACAGGATCCTTTATCTATTCTGCAGGGACGGGCAGCGGGTGTACAGGTATCCTCTAATTCAGGAGCACCAGGAGGAGAGATGACTATTCGTGTACGTGGTAACTCCTCACTCAACTCCGGAAATAATCCGCTTTTTGTCGTGGATGGTATTCCGATAGAGTCAAATTCTATCTCTTCTCTGAACGGTACTGAAAATTCTGGTTTGAATCCACTTGCAGATATCAACCCAAGTGATATCGCCTCTATGGAAATCCTGAAAGATGCAGCATCAACAGCGATCTATGGTTCAAGAGCTGCGAATGGTGTGGTCATGATTACCACTAAACGTGGTGCGGAGGGTAAACCAGAGGTATTGCTGAATGCAACCACCGGGGTGAGTTCGCTGACACGTAAGCTAAGCGTATTGAATGCAAGACAATACCGCGAAGCTGTTCTGGATTCCTACAACGCAATGATAGTTCCGGAAGATCCTTATTATACACTTATTGATTCCTTAAATCCGATGAACAACGGAGATGTGGACTGGCAGGATGAGCTGATGCGAAGTGCGAAGCAATATAAAATAGATCTTTCTGTACGGGGCGGTAACCAGGGAACCAAATATGCCTGGAGTTCCTCTTATCTGGATCAGGACGGAGTCATACTCAATTCCAATTACAAAAGATTCACTTCCCGTCTAAATGTAGATTTCAATATTTCTGATCGTATCCGTATCGGACAGAGTGTATCGTATACGAATGCGGTAAATAACCGTACTAATGCAGCAGGATCGGGCAATTTGAGTATTATCCGGAGCTTGCTGGTGCGCCCGCCTAATATGTCTATGTATCTGCCGGACGGATCTCTGAACGGCTACATGATCGGTCAGCGTAATCCGGTAGGGATGGCACTCTATGCCACCAACCTCAACAAGAGTAACCGTATTATCGGTAGTCAATATCTGGAAATCGATATCTATAAAGACCTTAAGTTCAGAAGTAATGTGAATTTAGATTACATTGCTATGAAGGAAGATGAATTTATGCCTTCTATCCTGGATTACCGCGAGGGGTACAATACAGGTGGTGTGCGTTCTTCCGGCAATCTTACATGGGGTAATGAAAGTTATTTTACCTATACCAAGAATATTGACAACAAACACAATTTTGGAGCTGTACTGGGTATGAGTTTTCAGAAATGGCGTTATGACCGTACCGGATTAGACGGAATGTATTTCCCAAGTGATGATATCCGTACGTTGAATGCTGCTTCCGTGATTTCGAATCAAGGTGTTAACGTGGCTTCAGAGCATGCTATGCTTTCCTATTTTGGTAGAGCGACTTACGATTACAAAGGTAAATATCTGTTAGAATTTAACTTACGTGCGGACGGTTCATCCCGTTTTGGACGTGACAAGCGATTTGGTTACTTCCCTTCCGCCTCGGCAGGATGGCGTTTTGTGGAAGAACAGGCTGTGAAAGATCTGGGATGGTTGAGTGATGGTAAGCTTCGCTTCAGTCTGGGTAGTACCGGAAATGAGGCCATAGGTGATTACACTTCACGAGGCGAATTTACTTTAGGTACCAATTATCTGGAATTCTCTGGTGCGTCACCAACAGTAATGCCTAATGCAAGTCTTACCTGGGAGACCACTAAGCAATATAACTTAGGTTTGGAGTTAGGCTTTGTCAATAACAGGATTATGTTCTCTACAGATGCTTATCTGAAGAAAACAAAAGACTTATTATACAATGTGCCTATTCCAAGCACTACAGGTTTTGAATACATAACACAGAATATTGGTTCTATCGAAAACCGCGGTCTTGAATTTAGTTTACAGACACGCAATCTGGAAGGTGCTTTCACCTGGAATACCAATATTAATGTCAGTCTTAACCGTAATAAAATAACATCCTTACCTAAAAACCTGCTGACCAACGGCTATATACAGAATGGTAATTTCCATATT
The Sphingobacterium spiritivorum genome window above contains:
- a CDS encoding SusC/RagA family TonB-linked outer membrane protein; translated protein: MIFITNHQKTKGSNRAFFLMIWFLSLVMSVPGVTLAQQKQVSGKVIDAATQEPLPGVSVLLMGQNSGISTDNSGNFTLKDVREGQSLVFSFLGYTSQTIKVDSRNVYNISLNSLSTLMEETVVVGYGRQKRRNLTGSVVSVGASEIEKTTLQDPLSILQGRAAGVQVSSNSGAPGGEMTIRVRGNSSLNSGNNPLFVVDGIPIESNSISSLNGTENSGLNPLADINPSDIASMEILKDAASTAIYGSRAANGVVMITTKRGAEGKPEVLLNATTGVSSLTRKLSVLNARQYREAVLDSYNAMIVPEDPYYTLIDSLNPMNNGDVDWQDELMRSAKQYKIDLSVRGGNQGTKYAWSSSYLDQDGVILNSNYKRFTSRLNVDFNISDRIRIGQSVSYTNAVNNRTNAAGSGNLSIIRSLLVRPPNMSMYLPDGSLNGYMIGQRNPVGMALYATNLNKSNRIIGSQYLEIDIYKDLKFRSNVNLDYIAMKEDEFMPSILDYREGYNTGGVRSSGNLTWGNESYFTYTKNIDNKHNFGAVLGMSFQKWRYDRTGLDGMYFPSDDIRTLNAASVISNQGVNVASEHAMLSYFGRATYDYKGKYLLEFNLRADGSSRFGRDKRFGYFPSASAGWRFVEEQAVKDLGWLSDGKLRFSLGSTGNEAIGDYTSRGEFTLGTNYLEFSGASPTVMPNASLTWETTKQYNLGLELGFVNNRIMFSTDAYLKKTKDLLYNVPIPSTTGFEYITQNIGSIENRGLEFSLQTRNLEGAFTWNTNINVSLNRNKITSLPKNLLTNGYIQNGNFHILQEGLPIGVFYGWRFQGVYSRDEDNVNGVTNGANGPVFVGGDPIWKDVNNDNIINQDDREIIGYAEPKYFGGISNDFSYKNFHLNVFFQYSVGNEIYSELNHQRNSIVRYNNLSTDALNRWRQQGDVTDFPRLIRDDPKQSDSRVQSRWVEDGSYIKLKNVNLRYSFKSDWIKRIGMRKLDAFVTATNLITWTKYTGFDPDVNSYSGLRVGLDEGSYPQSRTYMFGLIFGL